One Bemisia tabaci chromosome 7, PGI_BMITA_v3 DNA window includes the following coding sequences:
- the LOC140225005 gene encoding uncharacterized protein, translating into MTSKVKCFVRDCGNSSDSTPGKIFFTVPKGERRRLWLQMARSQCTSLQSSLRCCEDHFDVEKDVENWIQNKVMMESGLKPFPWVLRKDVTPHLFDCQKDRKRSHTLSIRSAVEKRKRMEVLKDISNTDAERSDVGAAALEYPVTEPLETNVEPAVPLQVINDVSAFVDDLSVNDISVECHVEIHTKRVIHIGEKCTQPGMYETLWADSTS; encoded by the exons atgacCAGTAAAGTGAAGTGTTTTGTGCGTGATTGTGGAAATTCAAGTGATTCCACaccgggaaaaatattttttacagttCCTAAAGGGGAAAGGAGGAGGCTATGGTTGCAGATGGCCCGAAGTCAGTGCACTTCTTTGCAGTCCTCTCTTCGCTGCTGTGAAGATCATTTTGAT GTAGAAAAGGATGTTGAAAATTGGATCCAGAATAAGGTGATGATGGAAAGCGGGTTGAAACCATTTCCTTGGGTCCTCAGGAAAGATGTGACTCCCCATTTGTTTGACTGTCAGAAGGACCGTAAAAGGTCTCACACACTTTCAATAAGGTCTGCCGtagagaagaggaagagaatGGAAGTCCTAAAGGACATATCAAATACAGATGCTGAAAGGTCTGATGTAGGAGCGGCAGCTTTGGAG TATCCAGTAACAGAGCCTCTGGAAACAAATGTGGAGCCTGCGGTTCCATTGCAAGTGATTAATGATGTATCAGCCTTTGTTGATGACCTGTCTGTTAATGACATTTCTGTGGAATGTCATGTTGAGATCCAtacaaagagggttattcatataggcgaaaaatgtacccagcccggaatgtacgaaactttgtgggctgatagtactagttga
- the LOC140225007 gene encoding uncharacterized protein has translation MEELEKSLNETHLSVATDNASASEYVPSEVTNTSVDTLPDEVKDLHLGVTVATCNMQLMEKFPRVFVGLDKETMFLVPLLQKHTGLDKRNIFVALRKIRLNESSEVLGHIFWLHRSSVCRIVNESIPKIARFMATCIKWPSPQIIQSNVPLAFRAHYSTVQSILDCFEVEIEKFSNPLFQSLTWSEYKKRNTIKFLISSTPDGLINFISGAYGGRATDCNILRDSGYLEVLPRNTLVMADRGFKNVESLISDSGSRLVRPPSVHTEEKTVKKGNSEKVIKETVKMTKRQVRGTKVIASLRIVIERVIGRLRNFEMVDHAANFHHDLLSLANNIVVIVCGLSNLQGPLFL, from the coding sequence ATGGAGGAACTTGAAAAGTCCTTAAACGAAACACATCTCAGCGTCGCTACAGATAATGCTTCAGCATCTGAGTATGTACCATCAGAAGTCACTAATACTTCTGTTGACACTTTACCAGATGAAGTGAAAGATCTTCACCTAGGCGTTACAGTTGCGACCTGTAATATGCAATTGATGGAGAAATTTCCCCGAGTTTTTGTGGGACTAGATAAGGAAACCATGTTCCTGGTTCCATTGTTACAAAAGCACACTGGCTTAGATAAAAGGAACATATTTGTAGCTCTCAGAAAAATACGCTTAAATGAATCCTCTGAAGTATTGGGGCATATTTTTTGGCTTCATCGGAGCTCAGTTTGTAGAATAGTAAATGAGTCAATTCCTAAAATTGCAAGGTTCATGGCAACATGCATCAAGTGGCCAAGCCCACAGATAATTCAATCTAATGTCCCGCTCGCTTTCAGGGCACATTATTCTACAGTACAGTCCATCTTGGACTGCTTTGAGGTTGAGATAGAAAAATTTTCTAATCCATTGTTTCAATCGTTGACTTGGTCGGAGTACAAGAAGCGCaatacaattaaatttttaatttctagcACACCAGATGGTCttataaattttatttctgGTGCATATGGGGGAAGAGCAACCGACTGCAACATTTTACGTGATAGCGGTTATCTTGAAGTTCTGCCTCGCAACACATTAGTCATGGCAGATAGAGGATTCAAAAATGTAGAAAGTCTCATATCAGATAGTGGCTCCCGATTAGTACGCCCTCCTAGTGTTCATACTGAAGAGAAGACCGTAAAGAAGGGAAATTCTGAGAAAGTAATAAAGGAAACGGTGAAAATGACTAAAAGACAGGTTCGAGGAACAAAAGTTATTGCTTCGCTCCGCATTGTGATAGAAAGAGTAATAGGGCGCCTGAGAAACTTTGAAATGGTAGATCATGCTGCAAATTTCCACCATGATTTGCTCAGCTTAGCAAATAATATTGTTGTAATAGTCTGTGGACTTAGTAACCTTCAAGGACCTCTGTTTCTGTAG
- the LOC140225006 gene encoding uncharacterized protein, which translates to MLIEFFQNPMFQEPELRHVKTMRSTRVSYGDNAVGYVQVKREGGTCHVMAKITPEHRINSPPYQVHVVIDEKEEKVKEAYCADCAGSADCCKHAVAFVAWLHREAEKKSVTDVQSYWHKSKLSSIKTSTPEDMRLEKMVKQKVAAVVDNDAANTQEEAFYKELTKELCKNKSCSSLLKQHLSVKFSYAIHHLLMKFIGSGCNVNADDFVLFCSSIMKEDECKKLARLTANQADDSLWFDFRVGRVTGSKAHEASRCKTDDGVTVNSVLGVQKFRETEAMKRGKDLEPLVRKAFQNHIKTPISCSGFVMSGKHPVFGASPDGLTRTHIVEIKCPVKMETFNKYFKDVNSSEPEPAPIRVAQMDWQMKMCGKRKGYFVVAYPNFKETGLFKVAEVTLDSDRIQNTMNDALDFWKKFIFPKLVDSILGVRVS; encoded by the exons ATGCTGatagaattttttcagaatccAATGTTCCAAGAGCCTGAGCTCAGGCATGTGAAAACTATGAG ATCAACTCGTGTCTCTTATGGCGATAACGCTGTGGGCTATGTGCAAGTGAAACGCGAGGGTGGGACATGCCATGTAATGGCAAAAATAACACCCGAACATCGCATCAACAGCCCACCATATCAGGTTCATGTAGTTATTGacgagaaagaagaaaaagtgaagGAAGCGTATTGTGCTGATTGTGCTGGAAGTGCTG ATTGTTGCAAACACGCTGTGGCATTTGTCGCTTGGCTGCACCGCGAGGCCGAAAAGAAATCGGTCACGGATGTCCAAAGCTATTGGCACAAATCAAAACTATCAAGCATTAAGACCTCAACTCCGGAAGATATGAGGTTGGAGAAAATGGTTAAGCAAAAGGTCGCTGCAGTTGTTGACAATGACGCAGCTAATACACAAGAAGAAGCCTTCTATAAAGAGCTTACCAAGGAGCTATGCAAGAATAAATCTTGCTCATCTTTGCTGAAGCAACATttgagtgtcaaattttcatacgCAATTCACCATTTGTTAATGAAATTTATAGGGTCTGGCTGCAATGTAAATGCTGACGATTTCGTACTTTTTTGTAGCAGCATTATGAAGGAAGATGAGTGCAAGAAGTTGGCGAGACTAACTGCGAATCAAGCCGATGACTCGCTATGGTTCGATTTTCGTGTCGGTAGGGTCACAGGCTCTAAAGCTCACGAAGCATCGCGATGCAAGACTGATGATGGAGTTACCGTCAATAGTGTGCTGGGAGTCCAGAAATTTAGGGAAACAGAAGCTATGAAACGAGGAAAAGACTTAGAGCCCCTAGTGCGaaaagcatttcaaaatcatataaAGACTCCAATCTCATGCAGCGGTTTTGTAATGAGTGGTAAGCACCCTGTATTTGGAGCCTCACCGGATGGTCTAACGAGGACTCACATCGTTGAAATTAAGTGTCCTGTCAAAATGGAAacatttaataaatattttaaggatgTAAATAGCAGTGAGCCAGAGCCAGCCCCTATTCGAGTCGCGCAAATGGACTGGCAAATGAAAATGTGTGGGAAAAGGAAGGGTTATTTCGTTGTTGCCTAcccaaattttaaagaaacggGTTTATTTAAAGTGGCAGAAGTCACACTAGACAGTGATCGCATTCAAAATACAATGAATGACGCATTggatttttggaagaaatttattTTCCCAAAGCTTGTGGATAGCATCTTAGGTGTTCGTGTATCATAA